One region of Sardina pilchardus chromosome 18, fSarPil1.1, whole genome shotgun sequence genomic DNA includes:
- the LOC134063615 gene encoding putative nuclease HARBI1 — protein MPVLHLAVLLREWGEYDVANPKEEQCIQRFRLDREAIIYLCRLLEEQLSGRSNHPLALPVILKMTTALSVLASGSFQRVAGDALHISQASVSRCLTQFVDAMLAHTRQFVKMPETPAERRRIKLGFHRVAGFPNIVGAIDCTHISIRTPSVNENVYRDRKRWHSINVQVLCDHDTRILSICAKFPGSAHDAFILRNSSLCQIMTELADGDTWLIGDRGYPLLPWLMTPFHNPTTDSQERYNHAHAVTRSAIERTFGILKSRFRCLDDSGGCMLIHPDKACRVTVVCCMGMLRLHLPTAATSSTICDQIALFWRESAFNAAAPNKRLWCVFTHCTRTSSSSSEKCGFLVRPEFAIIAFMFHSQMCHYILELEQYLGQ, from the exons ATGCCTGTTCTGCACTTGGCTGTACTCCTGCGTGAGTGGGGAGAGTACGACGTCGCCAACCCCAAAGAGGA GCAGTGCATCCAGCGCTTTCGCCTGGACCGTGAGGCCATCATCTACCTCTGCCGACTGCTGGAAGAACAGCTTTCCGGTCGCAGCAACCACCCACTTGCCCTACCAGTCATCCTCAAAATGACTACAGCGCTGTCGGTCCTGGCATCTGGGTCGTTTCAGAGGGTGGCTGGTGATGCGCTGCACATCTCTCAGGCGTCGGTGTCGAGGTGTCTGACCCAGTTCGTTGACGCGATGCTGGCCCACACCAGGCAATTCGTAAAAATGCCAGAGACGCCCGCTGAAAGGCGGCGAATCAAGTTGGGCTTCCACCGGGTGGCCGGTTTCCCAAATATTGTGGGGGCAATTGATTGCACCCACATATCAATCAGGACTCCCTCTGTCAATGAAAATGTGTACAGGGATCGCAAACGGTGGCACAGCATAAATGTTCAGGTGTTGTGTGACCACGACACACGAATTTTGAGCATCTGTGCCAAATTCCCTGGCTCGGCTCACGACGCCTTCATTTTGCGCAACTCCTCATTGTGTCAGATAATGACCGAGTTGGCTGATGGAGATACCTGGCTAATTG GAGACCGGGGATACCCTCTATTGCCGTGGTTGATGACCCCGTTCCACAACCCCACCACCGACAGCCAGGAAAGATATAATCACGCGCACGCAGTCACCAGAAGCGCCATAGAGCGCACGTTTGGCATCCTAAAAAGTCGCTTCAGGTGTCTGGATGACTCTGGTGGCTGCATGCTCATACACCCCGACAAGGCGTGCCGTGTTACGGTTGTGTGCTGCATGGGGATGCTGCGCCTGCATCTGCCCACCGCAGCCACATCCTCAACGATTTGCGACCAGATCGCACTTTTTTGGCGTGAATCGGCCTTCAATGCGGCCGCACCAAATAAAAGATTATGGTGTGTTTTCACACACTGCACCAgaacctccagctcctcctcagaAAAATGTGGCTTCCTAGTTCGACCAGAGTTCGCCATCATTGCCTTCATGTTCCATTCACAAATGTGTCATTATATACTTGAACTTGAGCAGTACCTGGGCCAATAG